cataaTCTCCATTCCAACTCTCCACCGTATTTCTCCACGTcccccttcctcttttcctttttgactCGTAATCCGGATTTACGAGCATCTAGAACATGACAGAACATTCTGGCTAATCTGATCGTTTCAGGATGGGAATACCCCAAGGTGTACACAGCATTACCATGTAAATCAGAGTCTATGGAACGAGTATTTTTCTTAGCGAAAACTTGATATATATTGTACAACGTGAACTCACATTTTCCTGTCAACTCATCACCCATCATCGCGCCAAGTAACCATCCCTGCATCTCTCTAGTACTACTCTCTTCATCCAGACATTCGATCTTGTTCAAGAATTCCGTCCCTTTCATAATCTCCTTGTCGAAattctccttttcaaaaTCATCCGGTGTCTCAGCGTACATATCTTCAGGGTTTCGGAAATGCTCAACGATGTCTTTATCCCAGAACAGCTGAAGAGTATCTCCGTCGTAATCGCCTCCACTCATATAGCTTGCAGGTGATCTCTTGCACAACTCGCTCTTCGCCGAGAGGACTATACAGTCTTTGAGATGGGTTAACTCGGGGCGATAAACGGCTTTGAATCGTCGAACATCTGTTGGTACTTTACACGGTGATCGATAAGCTAAAACTTCGCCTTCAAGGTAAGCCATAGGAATTTTAGTAATTTCGTCAATCGGTCCATTACCGGagaaacagatgaagatttcgtCTGGTTTGAGTATTTGGAGGGTATCAGGGATCATGAATGCGGTGAGTGATTGTTCGACCGGGATCTTGAATTCTCGTATCAGTTTCCTGGATAATACGTCGACCAAGTGATGTAATTTTGACGCTGGATACGCTGATGTACCTGGATGGAAGCCGGAACCAACGGTTTCCATCAAACTGAGCAGGTATCAGCTCTCGCCCTACATAAAGATACTTACGCTTCGGCTATACTTCCTGGCTGACCACTGATAGGATCTATGTCAAATCTCTCCGACGAAGAAACGACCATATTGTCGTAAATACCATCACCCTCTGTCTCCTCATTCCCCCATCCCTTCACCAGACCGGATGCTCTGGCAGACTTGCCTTCATTCTTAATTTGTCTCTTTTTTCGGTCAGTACCGACCCCTCCAATCCGGTAGCAGCTGGCGTAGATCCTCCTtaaaacatcatcatccgtcTCTCCTTCAATGGAAGCAGGCAGGAAAGCATTTTTGAGAGCCTCTAGACCATCTTTCGCCATCTGCACGAATAAATGAATGGGAACACCGTTGTGAACCATAGCTATTATAGCTTCTGAAGATAAGGAAGTTCTAACCTTCAAGCTTTCGACCCGAAGGACGTCAACGGTGAGTAGCGATGGATCTTCCTCGCAGCCAGGAGCCGGGAGCGCCTTGATCATAGAATCGCGGAGCAAGATTTCCTTTCCAGGATGTTGTTCAGCTTGCGAAGGAGACATGAGCGCTAACAGACCTTTGGATCCACCGACCCGCATCTGCACCACACATGGTCTTCCATTAGTCAGGGCAAGGGACggatgatgaaagattcgTTGCGCTAGGCTTTCAGCTATACGTAGCGAACATCAGTAACGTGTAGGACAGAGTATACACAACTCACACATCAAACCACATCCGTCGGTGAGTATCTGCTCTGTCCTCGCATCTCCCgcttcttgagcttctctAGTGACGATATCTGGTATCTCTTGTATGGCTGATAGTTTGACGCGAGCAGCAGGCACCGAGTCGGAGAACAAAAGCTGAGGACGTGCGGCCCATCTAACCATACGGTCAAGGTAATAAGCAGATAGAACGTAAATGAGACAACTTACTTCGCCATCGGTTGATTTGGCTTCTGGCACAAGTCGTTGTATTCTACATTCCCCGCTCGTTAAATTGCGCACAAAGTCAATCCGCTCCACTCACGCTGCAAAAGGATTTGGAATGATGGCATATCCGGTTCATGATCTCTTCCTGCAGAAATGACTCCTGAAACCTGGTCGGGTGTCTCCACCAACATGACTCCCTGACCATCCGCAGTTGCCCACAGAGCCCTATAAGGTCTGCCTAGAACAATCAAACATCTCCCTAAAAGCATTTCCTTCAATCTTCTCCTATCGCCCGAAGGGACATCCTTGATCTTAAGGTTCAaaattcttcttgatccgTATCTTCTAGCCAAACGGTGAGACTTTCCAGGCATATCCGGTGCTCtcaatatcaacttgaacGGAAAGTGGCCTGGTGAGATAGGTGAGTTCGTTCCAAGTGGCTTTGCTGGTTTATTCGAGAAGTCAACTGGTGCAGACTTTGATCGGGACATCGTGCGATAGGGATTGATGCCTTGACTGAGTTGTGTTTCGGGTATCACAGATGCGAATTCAGACTTTATCTTCGTAGGTTCCACCGAGATGGTGTACTGTATCTTACCACCGTATGGCCAATCCAGAGACTCGTTTCCGACACCCTTGAGATCCTTTCTCACTATTGACATTTCCTCTTTATCCACTTCATTAAGTAGGAGTGCCTTCCTGTCTGTGACTGCTTTGACCGTTTTGATCGATGTTACTCTGCTCAATGTCGTTCTTTCTTCGATCCCTTCCACAAAGTTCTTCAGTCGTGGCGCAATGTCTAACAACGGTCCTTCTAGACTCGCCAAGTCGGAAAATTCAAGATCTCCCCATGAAATGAGATCGCTCTCGGAGATCAACCTTTCAAGCTCCCATTGAATGTAGAAATTGACCCCTCGTCTGTGAAGATTTGCTCGATAATTGTCTTCAGTGACCTTGATTGGGCTGTAATCGACATAGGATGAGGTAGCTAAAGGCTCGTTTTCGCCGAGCAAGAATTTTGCAGCTGAAGGTATATTTTCCAGGGATGTCTGAGGAGTGCTGAGAGCGGACGGGGTGGTAGACGTTGAAGGGGAGATTGTGGTCGATCCGGTAGTATCggttgatgaagaggtgGTTCTCAAGAGGATTCTGTTGATGGCTGGAACGTGGTTTCGGACGGGTACGCTAGTAGTTGATAGAGGAGCAGAGCTTGTCCTCGTAATACTTCTAGTAGTAGAAGTGATATGAGAAGGTACTGCAGGAGGTTTAGGTGGAAGTGCGCGAAGCTTTTTGATTAAATCCGTGTCTTGATCGTTGCAGCTTGCGCGCTTGGCAGGGGAAGCTTGAAGTATAGGCAACCCTCCTTGAGGTATATCGGTTAGTGCGACCGGATCTGTAGAAGTGATACTCGTCAGCTATTTTGGTCCATCACTTCACTGCTGACTTACCGAAAGGGTTGACGTCTTGCTCAGAGCCCATATGCACATCGGTAAATTGTGTGAGATCGTCAGAAAAATTCTCTGCAGCATGTGCGAAATAGagtaattcagcttctgctaGAGCTTTTACCAGTCTTTGAGAGAAACTAAGTAGAggatcaatcatcttcttgactttgCCTGGTATTCCAGAGGGACAAGACTCCTTGAAGATACTAGACTGTTCTTCGACAAACTCAGGGAACCCGTCGTAGTCACGCATGAAGTATTGTAGATTTTGGCGTATTCCTTGGATACGATTCGACTCATGATCTTGAGGAGCTCTGAACTGACCAAGAGCAGGTAAGAGTGTTCTTAATCTGTGATACTATGGCAAGGGAGAGTACATTCAGCATCAGTAAGTATGACAAGATGAGAAGTCTTATGGAAAGGCCCGTCGAGCGATACTTACAGCATCTTGTACATCTTGGGGGTAAGTTCTGAGATCCCAATCATCCACTTCTGACATATTCGGTACCAGATAAGATCCAAGATGTTCTCGAAAACAACAAGAACGGTTGGAGAGAAGATAGAGAGGTAAATGAGATCATCTCTCAGCACCGCGACGCGTTATTTCAGAAGTGAAGCGAAAAAGATCTGTTTGAGCGACACGAAATATACCCCGAACTAAGGGTGAGGAGTAGATTGATGATAGGCCAAAGCGTTCAGGTATGTCGCCGGTTGAATGATCCCTTTTCTTCAGGTTGCAGGTATATACAAGATAATGAGAGATGAGTCATCCCAAGCAAGAGATACCTTGACCTAGATGGATGAGAAAAGAGACCAAGTGTGAACAATATTATGAGCATTGATTTACGATCATTCCTTGAATCTCGGATCTCTCTCTcctgttgatgatatatagATAGCCCCGTGCATTCCACGTGATAGGTGTACTGTATCACGTGATTTTACACCTACCTGACCGAATCTCGGAATGTTCAGCATTACTCTGATTCAAGGTGATATAAATTGCTTCTACAACTGAAAGAATATAACTTGTTATGCACAATAGCCAAATCTCATAAATAAAGATGGCTTCAGGTCTAGCTCCCCGACTGCTTGCCTCCTCTTCCCGCTTTTTATCCTGCCCAAAAGCTCGACCAATCGTTTCCATACGGCTCTTTACCTCAACTCGTGCTTCCTCATCAGCCCAATCCACTCCCGACtcatatatcatcaacgGTGTAACATATCCCAAAGATACTTATTCGAATATACCTTCATCCATCTTAGATAAATTAGATCGAAATCTACATCTGAAACCATCACATCCTATATCGATATTACGACAGATTGTTGAAGATCATTTTTCATCTTATACACCATTAGTACCTTCCTCAGCTATAGTTTCGGTCGATCAAAATTTCGATGAATTGGGTTTCCCACCTGATCATCCTGGTAGAAGTCTAACCGATTCATATTATTTGAACAATGAATACATGTTGAGAACACATACTTCTGCACATGAAGTTGAAAGTTACAGAAAAGGTTTAGATAAATGGCTGTTATCAGCAGACGTCTATCGTagagatgaaattgattcTTCACATTATCCAATATTTCATCAGATGGAAGGCACACATATCTGGTCAAATTCAGATCTTCATCTACTCCCCAAATtgaatgaagaattagagaaAAAAATATCAAATTATAATATTGCaatagaagatgaaacttttatatcatcatcaaatccatttcAATCGCATCATGATCCTATACACGCTGAACAGATAACGAAACATCTAAAACATTCATTGAATAGTTTGATATTTAGATTATTCGGCCATCAAGCTAATCAAAAAGGTGGTGAACCATTAAAAGTTAGATGGATAGAAGCTTATTTCCCTTTTACAACTCCGAGTtatgaagtggaagtgtTCTGGCAAGGTGAATGGTTGGAATTATTAGGCTGTGGTGTCGTCATGCAAAAGACATTGGATCAGTCTGGTAGGTGATCTAAATTGTACTTGTATGGAACGACCTTGCTGATCATATATACCCTCGATAACACAGGCGTTTCAGATAAATCAGGCTGGGCGTTCGGATTGGGATTAGAAAGATTATCAATGGTGCTATTCTCCATACCTGACATTCGATTATTCTGGACATCCGATCCTAGATTCTCCTCACAATTCAAACAAGGTCAAATAACGACATTCAACTCGTATAGTAAATATCCACCTTGTTATAAAGACATGTCATTTTGGCTACCTCCTGCCTCCACAAATTCATCGAGCGATCAACATGGTGCATCCGCTGCTGGGGGAAAAATATCGTCACCCACCCACATGAAACCATTTCATGAGAACGATTATTGTGAGATCGTAAGGGACGTAGCTGGTGATCTAATCGAAAGCGTCACTCTGGTAAGTAGCACTATTGGTCGATATGTGTTCTTGCTGATCATATCCTCGATACTATAGATCGACGACTTCACACACCCTAAAACCAATAGGCAAAGTAAATGCTACAGACTAAACTACAGACATATGGACAGGAATTTATCAAACGACGAAGTGAATGAATTACAGAACATAGTCCAAAAGAGGGTAGTGGGAGAAATGGGTAtcgagatgagatagatTGTCTTGGCAGTATATAATCAAGTACTCAAGTAAACAGCCAAAAGTGATGCCATGTAACGATGTCACGCCATTCATGAGTAGGCTTATCTGCTTGTGTTAGTATCATTACTTAACAGACCATGCCAAACTAGACCTTTGTCCAGTGACGCGTGTTTTAACCATCTTGCATTCATTTTTATGTAAATTACTCGGAAAAAAGCAGAAAAAGAGCAGAGGGAACTTGTGAGAGAAGGGTGACGAGGTTGATGTATGGCGAGGAGAGGACTCTCGTGGTGTTGGAGGCACAGGGAGTAAAGTACTACAATTAACAGGCGATAAAGATATAAAAGGGAAAATGACCCAAAAAGAGAGATGATTGTTGACCACTTGATGAGCATGGTTCGAGTGAAAAAGCGAAAAGGCAAAACCGGACAAGGAAATTCTAAAGTATTGACatttggaagaggaaaaggcCCGGACCTTGATGCTGTTTTTTGTAATAATCTAAGTTGATAACCAAAAGTGATTCCCAAACCCACTTTCCCATTGACCAATCTGGTTGGAACATCTAGGATGCAGGAGCGGCACCGACTTCTCCGACTATAGGACCTTCGGCTTCGTTGTTTGAGATGTCACCTAGGTTGTGGAAGTCTACAGTGATACCTGTCAGTTATGCTCCTAAGCAGAACAGACTGGATACTTACCTAAAATTTCACTGTACATCATGACTTTCCAAGTGTCCACAGGTAAATCGGCGTCGTTGAACGACCAATCGAATACTTCAGCAGCAGATGGCTCATCGGTGGGATCGTGATAAGGAGCGAGGTATTCATGAGATAATCCTTCGGGGGCGGAGATACGTGTTCGAGGGTCGAATACGAGCATCTTCTCTAACAAATCGAGGGCTAAACAGGATCATCAGTTCATGCTACCGTCGACATGGCTACAGTTACTCACAGAGAGGATCGGCGTTGGGGAATTTGGTAGCGAAAGGaactttctctctcttggGCAGACTTTGGACGAATCGGAGGGTCTACGATAAAGATTATGAGTTGAGCTTTCTGGAACAAACTTGTGGCAAGCGATAACTCACGTTCTCAGAAGCGATGGTTTGGATAACATCGTCAGGGGGAGTACCGAGTAATTCGGTGATGATAGAGAATTGATTGACATCTGTGTGGCGAGATTTAGTAAACTATAACTCTTCGTTGTACCGCCAATGAATGATCACTCACGGTCTTTTCCGGGGAACAAAGGCTTTCCTTCTAACATCTCAGCAAAGATACATCCTGTACTCCAGATATCGACTGATGACAGTACGTAAGTCAATTAAATTGCTAGGCTAATCTGAATCTCGACCAACTCACCAGCAACGTCGTACTTTTGCCATGTCAACATGATTTCCGGTGCTCGGTAGTATCGAGTTGATACGTAACCTGTCATTTGAGGGTCTTGGATACGAGCGAGACCGAAATCGCAAATCTGGACATTTGGCAAATCAGCAAATCGCAAGAAAGGACAAAAGCAATatctactcaccttcaaatcACAATTCTCATTAACCAAAATGTTTGAGGGTTTCAAATCTCTGTGAACTACACCAGCTGAGTGAACGTATTTGAGACCACGGAGAATTTGATAAAGGAAGTATTGGATGAATTGTTTTTCAAGTGGTCGGGAAGTGAGTAATCGATGGAGATCGGTACCAAGCAGTTCAGTAACAAAGTAGCTAAAGGGGGATGAGGGTAAGCTTATTCCTGCGCAGAGCTGTTTATGACACGAAGCCAGATTTGACACTTACATGTCTTCAAGGGGCGAGATAAAGATGTCGCTCAAGGAAATGATCTGAGTCATAACACAGTCAGCGCATGACAGTAGAATACAACGGGTGAACAGCTCACGTTTTCATGTCTTAGATGTTTGAGCAATTTCAATTCCCGATAAGTTCTCTTACTCAATACAGGTGTAGAAAAGGGTTTCATGATCTTTTTGATGGCCACGGAAGTACCGGAAAGTTGGTCTTTTGCGGAGCTGCAGACAGTGATTGACAGAACAGAATTACGAAGAGTGAATACAACGAATGATTTGCAGAGTTTCGGTGAAGGAAGAGGGAAGCATAATGCCGTAATTATAACGAAAAGCGTGAGATAGTTCAGAGACAACATATGCCGACGAAAAATCAGCAAATGGACTGGCATCAATAGGTAAAGACGACTGACCAGACAAGACCAAAGGCACCCATACCAACGGGTTGGAGGTCAACATAACGAGTGGTCACTTCGAATACCTATTGTTTGTAGTTCGCCACTGAATTAGCTGGAATTCGTGCACCGCGAAAGACAGGCGAAAGGTTGGCCCAATCAACGTGGAATACACCGTGCAAGTATAGATGATTCGCCTTTAAATGAAGATGTTTAAGGCAGTCTCAGATGGATTCACTCACGGTACCGAAGATGGAGAGTTTGACGAAATCGGCCATTGTATATAAGCTGTAATCTATTTCTGAGAGAATCAACCACATGCAAACGCGGATTTTATGAGAGATTTTTATGTCGGTGGGGAGAGGTGACAGGAGACATCAGAAGTAAGAAGCATAAAGATACAATGCAAGTACACGAGTCATCAGCTTGGGCCGTGCTATCACAGTGAGAAGATGGTTTACGCACCAGTGAATTTAGAGTAAAAACGGAAGTAttgatggaaagaagctcAGAATCGTTCCACAGTGTGGTGGTTTGATTTAGTTTTCACTGGGAAAGACAGGTGTTGAAGGATTCCGCGggttgaggatgaaaggtATTTGGAGCGATAGATGTAGGTGAGTTACCGATTTGTCTCTTGAACGACTTGTCACTTGAAGATCAACGCTTAGTGTGTCCTCCTGTAGAAAGTCTTGTTTGCGCAGGGCGATCGGTAAAACGAACAATGACCTATCTAG
This genomic stretch from Kwoniella shivajii chromosome 3, complete sequence harbors:
- a CDS encoding phenylalanine-tRNA ligase; the encoded protein is MASGLAPRLLASSSRFLSCPKARPIVSIRLFTSTRASSSAQSTPDSYIINGVTYPKDTYSNIPSSILDKLDRNLHLKPSHPISILRQIVEDHFSSYTPLVPSSAIVSVDQNFDELGFPPDHPGRSLTDSYYLNNEYMLRTHTSAHEVESYRKGLDKWLLSADVYRRDEIDSSHYPIFHQMEGTHIWSNSDLHLLPKLNEELEKKISNYNIAIEDETFISSSNPFQSHHDPIHAEQITKHLKHSLNSLIFRLFGHQANQKGGEPLKVRWIEAYFPFTTPSYEVEVFWQGEWLELLGCGVVMQKTLDQSGVSDKSGWAFGLGLERLSMVLFSIPDIRLFWTSDPRFSSQFKQGQITTFNSYSKYPPCYKDMSFWLPPASTNSSSDQHGASAAGGKISSPTHMKPFHENDYCEIVRDVAGDLIESVTLIDDFTHPKTNRQSKCYRLNYRHMDRNLSNDEVNELQNIVQKRVVGEMGIEMR
- a CDS encoding mitogen-activated protein kinase HOG1, with translation MADFVKLSIFGTVFEVTTRYVDLQPVGMGAFGLVCSAKDQLSGTSVAIKKIMKPFSTPVLSKRTYRELKLLKHLRHENIISLSDIFISPLEDIYFVTELLGTDLHRLLTSRPLEKQFIQYFLYQILRGLKYVHSAGVVHRDLKPSNILVNENCDLKICDFGLARIQDPQMTGYVSTRYYRAPEIMLTWQKYDVAVDIWSTGCIFAEMLEGKPLFPGKDHVNQFSIITELLGTPPDDVIQTIASENTLRFVQSLPKREKVPFATKFPNADPLSLDLLEKMLVFDPRTRISAPEGLSHEYLAPYHDPTDEPSAAEVFDWSFNDADLPVDTWKVMMYSEILDFHNLGDISNNEAEGPIVGEVGAAPAS